A stretch of the Amycolatopsis sp. BJA-103 genome encodes the following:
- a CDS encoding response regulator transcription factor, whose protein sequence is MTEQGRVLVVDDDETVRDVVRRYLEVAGFDVDVAGDGTEGLRLFSETGPDLVVLDVMMPGLNGLEVCRRLRQVSQVPVVMLTALGEEENRIAGLQLGADDYVTKPFSPKELALRVASVLRRARMPRPEPAARQVTDGDLSLQMTARQATLGGTELPLTSREFDLLAFFLAHPGVAFSRADLLEKVWGWDFGDQSTVTVHVRRLREKIERNPAKPVRVATVWGVGYRYDPVRP, encoded by the coding sequence ATGACAGAGCAGGGCCGGGTGCTCGTGGTCGACGACGACGAGACCGTCCGGGACGTCGTCCGGCGGTATCTGGAGGTCGCGGGCTTCGACGTCGACGTCGCCGGGGACGGCACCGAGGGGCTGCGGCTGTTCTCCGAGACCGGCCCGGACCTCGTGGTGCTCGACGTCATGATGCCCGGGCTCAACGGGCTCGAGGTGTGCCGGCGGCTGCGGCAGGTGAGCCAGGTGCCGGTGGTGATGCTGACCGCGCTCGGCGAGGAGGAGAACCGGATCGCCGGACTCCAGCTCGGCGCCGACGACTACGTCACGAAACCCTTCAGCCCCAAGGAACTCGCGTTGCGGGTGGCGTCGGTCCTGCGGCGGGCCCGGATGCCGCGGCCGGAACCAGCGGCCCGTCAGGTCACCGACGGGGACCTTTCGCTGCAGATGACCGCGCGGCAGGCGACCCTCGGCGGCACCGAACTTCCTTTGACCAGCCGGGAATTCGACCTCCTCGCGTTCTTCCTCGCCCATCCCGGCGTGGCGTTCTCGCGCGCCGATCTGCTGGAGAAGGTCTGGGGCTGGGACTTCGGCGACCAGTCCACCGTGACCGTCCACGTGAGACGGTTGCGGGAGAAGATCGAGCGGAATCCGGCGAAACCCGTCCGCGTCGCCACCGTCTGGGGCGTCGGCTACCGGTACGACCCGGTGCGACCGTGA